A stretch of Enterobacter cloacae complex sp. ECNIH7 DNA encodes these proteins:
- a CDS encoding antibiotic biosynthesis monooxygenase family protein has protein sequence MIAVIFEAKAAPAHQARYLQLAAELKPLLADIDGFIDIERFQSLTTDGKILSLSWWRDEEAVRSWKQNVFHQAAQAEGRESIFAYYRIRVAQLVREYSSETGGHADV, from the coding sequence ATGATTGCAGTCATTTTCGAAGCCAAAGCCGCGCCCGCCCATCAGGCGCGCTATCTTCAGCTCGCTGCCGAACTCAAACCTTTGCTGGCGGACATCGACGGCTTTATTGATATTGAACGGTTCCAGAGCCTGACGACCGACGGCAAAATCCTGTCGCTTTCCTGGTGGCGGGATGAGGAGGCCGTCCGTAGCTGGAAGCAGAACGTCTTCCATCAGGCCGCGCAGGCCGAAGGGCGGGAGTCGATTTTCGCGTACTACCGCATTCGGGTGGCGCAGCTGGTGCGGGAGTACAGTTCCGAAACCGGAGGGCACGCGGATGTATGA
- a CDS encoding amino acid-binding protein produces the protein MYDVHVIFSDRPGELARFGQLLGRNGVGLEGGGVFGTDAHFLVEDGEKARRVLLDAGFTVQALRKPVIRKLRQERPGELGEIAAVLAARGVSILTQYSDHANHLILLTDDDKLAAEITEPWATHVKNEPTS, from the coding sequence ATGTATGACGTTCATGTGATTTTTAGCGACAGGCCCGGCGAGCTGGCGCGCTTTGGACAGCTGCTGGGGCGCAACGGCGTAGGGCTGGAGGGCGGAGGCGTATTTGGTACCGATGCCCATTTTCTGGTGGAAGACGGGGAAAAAGCGCGACGCGTGCTGCTCGACGCCGGGTTTACCGTGCAGGCGTTGCGTAAGCCGGTGATCCGGAAACTCAGGCAGGAGCGCCCCGGCGAGCTGGGTGAAATTGCGGCGGTGCTGGCGGCACGCGGCGTGTCTATCCTTACCCAGTACAGCGACCACGCGAATCACCTTATTCTGCTGACGGATGATGATAAGCTGGCCGCAGAGATCACCGAACCCTGGGCAACACATGTTAAAAACGAGCCTACCTCCTGA
- a CDS encoding ArsR/SmtB family transcription factor: protein MLKTSLPPENGAALEQAIAAVAAAMADPSRVKMLCALMDGRAWTATELSAAAEVAPSTASGHLARLVEGKLITCLSQGRHRYYRLAGHDVAELVEQMMGLSWSRITPPETTAPKAMREARTCYDHLAGTVAVHIYDFMQAEGWLEADGSALTLYGREQFLKLGVSLSAHPRRKACCACLDWSERRFHLGGEAGAALLIHLESKGWIQRVAGYREVVVTASGRAAVKRLFSR, encoded by the coding sequence ATGTTAAAAACGAGCCTACCTCCTGAGAACGGCGCGGCGCTGGAACAGGCCATTGCCGCGGTGGCTGCCGCAATGGCCGATCCCTCGCGCGTAAAGATGCTGTGCGCGCTGATGGACGGGCGGGCGTGGACCGCCACCGAGCTGAGCGCGGCGGCAGAGGTTGCGCCGTCGACCGCCAGCGGGCATCTCGCCCGGCTGGTGGAGGGAAAGCTGATTACCTGCCTGTCTCAGGGGCGGCACCGCTATTATCGTCTGGCGGGGCACGACGTGGCGGAGCTGGTGGAGCAGATGATGGGGCTCTCCTGGAGCCGCATTACCCCGCCGGAAACGACCGCGCCGAAGGCCATGCGCGAGGCCCGAACCTGTTACGACCATCTTGCCGGAACGGTTGCGGTGCACATCTACGATTTTATGCAGGCGGAAGGCTGGCTGGAGGCTGACGGTTCAGCGCTCACGCTGTATGGCCGGGAGCAGTTTCTGAAGCTTGGTGTTTCGTTAAGCGCTCACCCGCGCCGCAAAGCCTGCTGCGCCTGTCTGGACTGGAGCGAGCGGCGGTTTCATCTGGGCGGTGAGGCGGGCGCGGCGCTGCTCATTCATCTGGAAAGCAAAGGGTGGATCCAGCGGGTGGCGGGGTACAGGGAGGTGGTGGTGACGGCTTCAGGTAGGGCTGCTGTTAAGAGACTTTTTAGCCGCTAA
- a CDS encoding MarR family winged helix-turn-helix transcriptional regulator, whose product MSEEELFSRRPMGMRMAMIVRQWRAVIDDAILDTGLTQSSWTVMMQLHQLGDNVSVSELAEVQGIELPPLMRTLVQLEKQGYLLRSVSPYDKRIRLLTLTPEGKAILKRLTQVIETYQARVSQNIAPEHIDIFSATLNQFACNLRTIREEDNKTEK is encoded by the coding sequence ATGAGCGAAGAAGAACTGTTTAGCCGCAGGCCGATGGGCATGCGGATGGCGATGATCGTGCGCCAGTGGCGTGCGGTAATCGACGACGCCATTCTCGATACCGGGTTAACCCAGTCGAGCTGGACGGTGATGATGCAGCTTCATCAGCTCGGGGATAACGTCTCCGTGAGTGAGCTGGCGGAGGTGCAGGGCATTGAACTGCCGCCGCTGATGCGCACCCTGGTACAGCTGGAAAAGCAGGGCTACCTGCTGCGCTCCGTATCGCCTTATGACAAGCGCATCCGGCTTCTGACGCTGACGCCTGAGGGAAAAGCCATATTAAAAAGGCTCACTCAGGTGATTGAGACCTATCAGGCGCGCGTATCGCAAAACATCGCGCCGGAACATATCGACATTTTCAGCGCCACCCTGAATCAATTCGCCTGCAATTTGCGGACTATCCGCGAAGAAGATAACAAGACCGAAAAATAA
- a CDS encoding HlyD family secretion protein: MMTPEQKFARWVRVSIASFLLMFVYFIVADIWIPLTPDSTVMRVVTPVSPRVSGYVAAVHVHNNSQVKKGDLLFELDDTPFRNKVEAAQIALEQARLSNDQLDAQIAAAQASLKTAVLTARNDKVTLDRYQKLSTLQNVSQADLDKVRTTWQSSEQSVSSIQANIHNLRIQRGERDEHRNVTLQKYRNALDEAELNLGWTKVYAQADGTVSNLQLSPGFYASSGSAALALVNNQIDIVADFREKSLRHTHQGTDAAVVFDAFPGHVFRAHVTSSDAGILAGQEAVNGQLSEPETSNRWVRDAQRMRIHVALDEALPKHLPTGARATVQLYNSEGPFARFFSGMQIHLVSLLHYVY; the protein is encoded by the coding sequence ATAATGACCCCTGAACAAAAGTTTGCCCGTTGGGTAAGGGTGAGTATTGCCTCTTTCCTGCTGATGTTTGTCTACTTTATCGTCGCGGATATCTGGATCCCGCTGACGCCGGACTCCACCGTGATGCGCGTGGTGACGCCGGTTTCTCCACGCGTCTCCGGCTACGTGGCGGCGGTACATGTCCACAACAACAGCCAGGTGAAAAAAGGCGATCTGCTGTTTGAGCTCGACGACACGCCGTTTCGCAATAAAGTGGAAGCGGCGCAAATCGCGCTTGAGCAGGCACGCCTTTCCAACGACCAGCTGGATGCGCAGATCGCCGCCGCGCAGGCCAGCCTGAAAACCGCCGTGCTGACCGCGCGTAACGACAAAGTGACCCTCGATCGCTACCAGAAGCTGAGCACCCTGCAGAACGTCTCGCAGGCGGATCTGGATAAGGTTCGCACCACCTGGCAGAGCAGCGAGCAGTCCGTCAGCTCCATCCAGGCCAATATCCATAACCTGCGTATTCAGCGCGGCGAGCGGGACGAGCATCGCAACGTGACGCTGCAAAAATACCGCAACGCGCTGGATGAGGCAGAGCTTAACCTCGGCTGGACGAAGGTCTACGCCCAGGCGGACGGCACGGTCAGTAACCTGCAGTTAAGCCCGGGCTTTTACGCCTCCTCGGGTTCCGCCGCGCTGGCGCTGGTGAACAACCAGATCGATATCGTGGCCGATTTTCGCGAAAAAAGCCTGCGTCACACCCATCAGGGCACCGATGCCGCCGTGGTGTTTGACGCCTTCCCGGGGCACGTTTTCCGCGCCCACGTGACCAGCAGCGACGCGGGGATACTGGCGGGTCAGGAGGCCGTGAACGGCCAGCTGTCCGAACCGGAAACCTCCAACCGCTGGGTGCGTGACGCCCAGCGCATGCGCATTCACGTTGCGCTGGACGAGGCGCTGCCGAAGCATCTGCCGACCGGCGCGCGCGCGACCGTGCAGCTCTATAACAGCGAGGGGCCGTTTGCGCGCTTTTTCTCCGGGATGCAGATCCACCTGGTGAGCCTGCTTCACTATGTCTATTAG
- a CDS encoding DUF2955 domain-containing protein produces MSISTLARVFTPHGNIVYTANDFRQTLRIVFAGMIALSISSFYNTSYGVFFVVYPIMLLSLVPVFNRHVAKQFIFSAALNCVEMIFIIGYLSQWPVIMTLVVFALYVMRFRFMSKGPLFLFGSMGVVCQSVMLNFMSYPTTSWHTLLFSNIEASVMAVCLSALMNYLLPDVEPRRPPPLIEKDDARVRHESLLSGTVATLIFVVFQISDLSDSLSALMAGILILFPMHYRGSVMSSIWRVVGVVLGCLYILVVQLILYDHSSHMLLMMPLIGLGLAFGARLHVMEKVGAGVGFSSITTIGIMFGQNMHPDTDLVFSDLYRITSVTFSLVATLTMVFLVHLILNRFEATRYVIAPPKVD; encoded by the coding sequence ATGTCTATTAGCACCCTGGCGCGGGTGTTTACCCCGCACGGCAACATCGTCTATACGGCAAACGACTTTCGTCAGACCCTGCGCATCGTCTTCGCCGGGATGATTGCGCTCAGCATCTCCAGCTTCTACAACACCAGCTATGGCGTATTTTTCGTGGTCTATCCGATCATGCTCCTGTCGCTGGTGCCGGTGTTTAATCGCCACGTGGCAAAGCAGTTTATCTTCAGCGCCGCGCTAAACTGCGTCGAAATGATCTTCATTATCGGCTATCTGTCGCAATGGCCGGTCATTATGACGCTGGTGGTGTTTGCCCTGTACGTGATGCGCTTTCGCTTTATGAGCAAGGGGCCGCTGTTCCTGTTTGGCTCAATGGGCGTGGTGTGCCAGAGCGTGATGCTCAACTTTATGAGCTACCCCACCACCAGCTGGCACACGCTGCTGTTTTCTAACATCGAAGCGAGCGTGATGGCGGTGTGCCTGAGCGCGCTGATGAACTATCTCCTGCCGGACGTGGAGCCCCGCAGGCCGCCGCCGCTGATTGAGAAAGACGATGCCCGCGTGCGCCACGAGTCTCTGCTCTCCGGCACCGTCGCGACGCTGATATTCGTGGTGTTTCAGATTAGCGACTTAAGCGATTCGCTTTCGGCGCTGATGGCGGGGATTTTGATCCTGTTCCCGATGCACTATCGCGGTTCGGTGATGAGCTCTATCTGGCGCGTGGTCGGCGTGGTGCTGGGCTGCCTCTATATTCTGGTGGTGCAGCTGATCCTCTACGATCACAGCAGCCATATGCTGTTGATGATGCCCCTGATCGGCCTCGGGCTGGCGTTTGGCGCGCGACTCCACGTGATGGAAAAGGTGGGCGCGGGCGTGGGGTTTTCCAGCATCACCACCATCGGCATTATGTTCGGGCAGAACATGCACCCGGACACTGACCTGGTGTTCAGCGATCTCTATCGCATCACCTCCGTCACCTTTTCGCTGGTCGCAACGCTGACGATGGTCTTCCTGGTGCACCTGATCCTCAATCGCTTCGAAGCGACGCGCTACGTCATCGCGCCGCCCAAGGTAGATTAA